The Fragaria vesca subsp. vesca linkage group LG2, FraVesHawaii_1.0, whole genome shotgun sequence genome includes a window with the following:
- the LOC101300887 gene encoding glucuronoxylan 4-O-methyltransferase 1-like: MKHRSIRTSEKTGLLAAGLVFFIGAALFISSLTENGNSFICSLPIFGKDDKIPTAIQLHAILHYATSRTTPQLSKDEISLAFDVLKSRAPCNFLIFGLGHDSLMWVSFNPRGTTLFLEEDPKWLKKALQDASQLRAVHVTYHTQLKQADDLLTSYKSETICRTSVAVLHGNTHCRLALSNLPDEVYEREWDLIMIDGPQGWFAEAPGRMSVIFAVAVMARKRRGPGSTHVFLHDVDRKVEKAFAEEFLCRKYLVNAVGRLWHFVIPSAVDVNDTDDASFC; the protein is encoded by the coding sequence ATGAAGCATCGGAGCATCCGAACATCGGAGAAGACAGGTTTGCTAGCTGCAGGTTTGGTATTCTTCATCGGTGCTGCCCTATTCATCTCCAGCCTCACCGAAAATGGAAACTCATTCATTTGCTCTCTACCCATTTTCGGCAAGGATGATAAAATCCCCACAGCGATTCAATTACATGCCATTCTCCATTACGCCACATCACGAACAACACCGCAACTATCCAAGGATGAGATCAGCCTCGCCTTTGACGTCTTGAAATCACGAGCCCCATGCAACTTCCTCATATTTGGCCTCGGCCACGACTCGCTCATGTGGGTCTCATTCAACCCACGAGGCACGACACTGTTCCTCGAGGAGGACCCCAAGTGGCTCAAGAAAGCCTTGCAGGATGCTTCGCAGCTGCGTGCGGTACATGTGACCTACCACACGCAGCTGAAGCAGGCGGACGACCTGCTCACATCGTATAAATCCGAAACGATATGCAGGACGTCCGTGGCCGTGCTACATGGCAACACACATTGCAGGTTGGCATTGAGCAACCTACCGGACGAGGTGTACGAGAGGGAGTGGGACTTGATCATGATCGATGGGCCTCAGGGTTGGTTTGCCGAGGCGCCTGGTCGGATGAGTGTTATATTCGCGGTGGCTGTCATGGCCAGGAAAAGGCGAGGTCCGGGATCAACGCACGTGTTCTTGCATGACGTTGATCGGAAGGTGGAGAAGGCTTTTGCGGAGGAGTTTCTGTGCCGTAAATACCTTGTGAACGCCGTGGGGAGGCTCTGGCATTTTGTAATTCCGTCCGCCGTTGATGTCAACGATACTGACGACGCAAGTTTTTGCTAG
- the LOC101302043 gene encoding uncharacterized protein LOC101302043, whose amino-acid sequence MAACGSLQHIFETPLSAESPRLLDPLSSWNKLQPTKPIHKSSFTEIFGELHFNDNSPVSSSSALPVVPRSFSSSSSFELGSQPKIIDGNKNEGTDHKINPMSNEASFSGTDNKYNRSHKSSDSFSSMNSESLQLCTEGLGFESSGDVEDTRSSDVSEEWQNVQEKFNFTTKPCFMATSDSHFFGHRKTRSAGVGGFPPPISCISKSGKPWVCFKSYRHDGRFVLKEIRIPTQEFLHAYREGGRLKLHFIHHEDEQILSEVEREDDEDDADNDDEENCEDDDNDIDDQEEENGHEHAEAACAVIEGNEANTGTCSANEV is encoded by the coding sequence ATGGCTGCCTGTGGAAGCCTCCAACACATCTTTGAGACCCCCTTGTCCGCCGAGAGCCCTAGACTGCTTGACCCCCTCTCCTCATGGAACAAACTTCAACCTACCAAACCCATCCACAAGTCTTCCTTCACCGAGATCTTCGGGGAGCTTCATTTCAATGATAATTCTCCAGTGTCATCATCATCAGCTTTACCTGTAGTGCCAAGATCCTTCTCATCATCCTCTTCGTTCGAATTGGGTTCACAACCCAAGATTATTGATGGCAACAAAAATGAAGGGACTGACCATAAGATCAACCCCATGTCAAACGAAGCATCTTTCTCAGGCACAGACAACAAATACAACAGGTCTCACAAAAGTAGTGACAGCTTTTCATCAATGAATTCAGAAAGCTTGCAACTGTGCACAGAGGGGCTTGGTTTTGAGAGCTCAGGCGATGTTGAGGACACGAGGAGCAGCGACGTGAGTGAAGAATGGCAAAATGTTCAAGAGAAGTTTAATTTCACGACAAAGCCATGTTTTATGGCAACATCAGATAGTCATTTTTTTGGACATAGGAAAACAAGGAGTGCTGGTGTAGGAGGATTCCCTCCGCCAATTTCTTGCATAAGCAAGAGTGGGAAGCCTTGGGTTTGCTTCAAGTCTTACAGGCACGATGGCAGGTTTGTCCTCAAAGAAATAAGAATTCCCACCCAGGAGTTCCTTCATGCATACAGAGAAGGTGGTCGGCTCAAGCTGCACTTCATTCACCACGAGGACGAACAGATCCTCAGTGAGGTAGAACGGGAAGATGATGAGGATGATGCTGATAATGACGACGAAGAAAATTGTGAGGATGACGATAACGATATTGATGATCAGGAAGAAGAAAATGGACATGAACATGCAGAAGCTGCATGTGCTGTAATTGAAGGAAATGAGGCAAACACTGGAACCTGCAGTGCAAATGAGGTCTAA
- the LOC101305037 gene encoding uncharacterized protein LOC101305037 — protein sequence MHKNKGGDERGRSSTRPMGRNNQNPHTKDQELDSNDLRTDMREIYKRIELLGSSHMTWKERKELENKKVVALGGKPPKKQRLPLSIARVVMKKQKDREQKQLQENVILGRFGGKSRGGSKRSVEKRRPEDRVLRASEGYFKNGVLDVKHLLRPTSSRDRDGGAHVNFTGPKKGGGKKGGGKKGGGKNKGKKGGKKRH from the exons ATGCACAAGAACAAGGGAGGAGACGAAAGAGGGCGATCCTCTACGAGACCAATGGGTAGAAACAACCAAAATCCACACACCAAGGACCAAGAATTGGACTCGAACGACCTCAGAACGGACATGAGGGAGATTTACAAGCGTATTGAGCTCCTGG GCTCTTCTCATATGACATGGAAGGAGAGGAAGGAGTTGGAGAACAAGAAGGTGGTTGCTCTAGGTGGAAAG CCTCCAAAGAAGCAGAGACTACCTCTAAGTATAGCAAGAGTGGTCATGAAGAAACAAAAGGACAGGGAGCAAAAGCAGCTGCAAGAG AACGTGATTCTTGGACGTTTTGGAGGAAAATCCAGAGGTGGGTCGAAAAGATCTGTGGAGAAGCGAAGGCCTGAGGATAGGGTTCTAAGAGCAAGTGAAGGTTACTTCAAAAATGGTGTCCTTGATGTGAAACATTTGTTACGTCCGACATCATCCAGAGACAGGGATGGTGGTGCCCATGTGAACTTCACAGGTCCAAAGAAGGGAGGTGGAAAGAAGGGTGGTGGAAAGAAGGGAGGTGGAAAGAACAAAGGTAAGAAGGGTGGTAAGAAACGCCATTAA
- the LOC101301173 gene encoding uncharacterized protein LOC101301173, protein MSRTEDNWFLSSSLFGAASAVVITGLLVAKPKDPTFDLVSIDLTSFKFNLPLLDVGLVLTVNITNPNIVPIHYSSSTMSIFYKGALLGSADIKAGSQSAKSSKVLRLPARLNGLQLAHHAASFVADVAKREMVLDAAVDIAGAAKVLWWDHKFAVHVDSHLTVDPLFLDVVEQENKSELDLFVS, encoded by the coding sequence ATGAGCCGCACGGAAGATAATTGGTTCTTGTCCTCCTCCCTATTCGGCGCCGCTTCCGCCGTCGTCATCACCGGCCTCCTCGTCGCGAAGCCCAAGGACCCGACCTTCGACCTCGTCTCCATCGACCTCACCTCCTTCAAGTTCAACCTCCCTCTCCTCGACGTCGGCCTCGTCCTCACCGTCAACATCACCAACCCCAACATCGTGCCCATCCACTACTCCTCCTCCACCATGTCCATCTTCTACAAAGGCGCCCTCCTCGGCTCTGCTGACATCAAGGCCGGCTCCCAGTCCGCCAAGTCCTCCAAGGTCCTCCGCCTCCCCGCTCGTCTCAACGGCCTCCAGCTCGCCCACCACGCCGCCAGCTTCGTCGCCGACGTCGCCAAGAGGGAGATGGTGCTCGACGCCGCCGTTGATATCGCCGGTGCCGCCAAGGTTCTGTGGTGGGATCACAAGTTCGCGGTCCACGTCGACAGTCATTTGACCGTTGATCCTTTGTTTCTCGACGTCGTTGAGCAGGAAAACAAGTCGGAGTTGGATCTCTTTGTTTCTTGA
- the LOC101301467 gene encoding F-box/FBD/LRR-repeat protein At1g13570-like: MPIKEAGKTSVLSRYWRFQWSMLPSLEFDLGNDRDDPYDVDHVLLLHNAPIHSCKFNAEKVFIERYDFDRWILHLSRNPIKRFILNCYTREDGRKPYDVSSSLFSCQDLTHLELSDCCLRLPGTFKGFRMLKSLAVKRVTVLQPDLEKLIASSPLLERLTLCYLKDITGLKIDAPNLQFLKLQGNLQYYVEPKNTLNLVHVSLEPKRAYGKWHRLLTSTSSIRELEISLRSLVTQENEEATSWDFPKLQRVKVTCFSCAKSEVDFIKLLFLSCPALQELEVLPVQPKKQVRLRREENYHLSYSTQLRLLQVTGLCGDNLEIELIKFLLLSSPALQELHILFRNERSSRRIRRLDDDDDALGDRDCTFNQMRFMNIRGFSHADDEVGFIKFLLSRSPMLQHLTLQPQSAKVSWEVSKLLNEIKCNLELLDPLNPSDDYSSRAAARSRSPDYSGYDSYDLYLYRTRRERRYRSPTPFSDSDSDYY; encoded by the coding sequence ATGCCGATCAAGGAGGCAGGGAAGACAAGTGTTTTATCACGTTACTGGAGGTTCCAATGGTCTATGCTTCCCTCCCTTGAGTTTGATCTTGGCAATGACAGAGATGACCCCTACGATGTGGATCACGTTCTCTTACTTCACAATGCTCCCATACACTCTTGCAAGTTCAATGCAGAAAAGGTTTTTATTGAAAGATATGATTTTGACCGATGGATTCTTCATCTATCAAGAAACCCTATCAAACGGTTCATACTGAATTGTTATACGCGTGAAGATGGTAGGAAACCTTACGATGTGTCTTCCTCTTTGTTTTCTTGTCAAGATTTGACTCATTTAGAGTTGAGCGATTGTTGTCTAAGACTCCCGGGGACATTCAAAGGCTTCAGAATGTTGAAGAGCCTTGCTGTTAAGAGAGTTACCGTGCTCCAACCTGATTTGGAAAAACTGATTGCATCTAGTCCTTTGCTTGAGAGATTAACTCTCTGTTATTTGAAGGACATAACCGGTCTGAAAATTGACGCACCCAATCTCCAATTCCTCAAACTTCAAGGAAATTTGCAATATTATGTTGAACCAAAGAATACCTTAAACCTTGTTCATGTTTCACTTGAGCCAAAACGGGCTTATGGGAAGTGGCACAGATTGCTCACAAGCACATCTTCTATAAGAGAACTAGAAATTTCGCTTCGCTCTTTGGTTACCCAAGAAAATGAGGAGGCAACCTCTTGGGATTTCCCCAAACTGCAACGTGTGAAAGTAACCTGCTTCTCTTGTGCCAAGTCTGAAGTAGACTTCATTAAACTTCTGTTTTTAAGCTGCCCTGCTCTCCAAGAACTAGAAGTACTTCCAGTTCAGCCAAAAAAACAGGTACGATTAAGGAGAGAAGAAAACTATCATTTGTCATACAGTACCCAACTGCGACTATTGCAAGTGACCGGCTTATGTGGTGATAACTTAGAAATAGAACTCATCAAGTTTCTGCTATTAAGCTCCCCTGCACTTCAAGAATTACACATTTTGTTTAGGAATGAGAGAAGCAGCAGGAGGATCCGAAGATTAGATGATGATGATGATGCTTTGGGAGACCGAGATTGCACGTTCAATCAAATGCGATTTATGAACATTAGGGGCTTTTCTCATGCCGATGATGAAGTAGGTTTCATCAAATTTTTGCTTAGCCGTTCACCCATGCTTCAGCATTTAACTCTTCAACCTCAGTCTGCCAAAGTTTCTTGGGAAGTAAGCAAGTTGTTGAACGAGATCAAGTGCAACTTAGAGTTGTTGGACCCATTAAATCCGTCTGATGACTACTCCTCCCGAGCTGCTGCTAGATCTAGATCCCCAGATTATTCTGGCTACGATTCCTACGATCTATATCTATATAGAACTAGAAGAGAGAGAAGATATAGGTCCCCCACCCCATTTTCCGACTCAGACTCGGACTATTATTGA
- the LOC101301756 gene encoding uncharacterized protein LOC101301756 encodes MSRRESKWSWTHALVGAASATAAFGLLSAKPKDPTFDLISIDLTSFKLNLPLLDADLILTVHVTNPNVVPIHYSSSTMSIFYKGSLLGSADVKAGSQSANSCKLLRLPARLDGLQLAHHAASFVADVAKREMVLDAAVDIAGAAKVLWWDHKFVVHVDSHVTVDPLFLDVVEQENKSELDLFVC; translated from the coding sequence ATGAGCCGCAGGGAATCGAAATGGAGCTGGACCCACGCCCTCGTCGGCGCCGCTTCCGCCACAGCCGCCTTCGGCCTCCTCTCCGCCAAACCCAAAGATCCGACCTTCGACCTCATTTCCATCGACCTCACCTCCTTCAAGCTCAACCTCCCTCTCCTCGACGCCGACCTCATCCTCACCGTCCACGTCACCAACCCCAACGTGGTCCCCATCCACTACTCCTCCTCCACCATGTCCATCTTCTACAAAGGCTCCCTCCTCGGCTCCGCTGACGTCAAGGCCGGCTCTCAGTCCGCCAACTCCTGCAAGCTCCTCCGCCTCCCCGCCCGCCTCGACGGCCTCCAGCTCGCCCACCACGCCGCCAGCTTCGTCGCCGACGTCGCCAAGAGGGAGATGGTGCTCGACGCCGCCGTCGATATCGCCGGTGCCGCCAAGGTTCTGTGGTGGGATCACAAGTTCGTGGTGCACGTGGACAGTCACGTGACAGTTGATCCTCTCTTTCTTGATGTCGTTGAGCAGGAAAACAAGTCGGAGTTGGATCTCTTCGTTTGTTGA